The Helicobacter sp. MIT 99-5507 genome includes a region encoding these proteins:
- a CDS encoding aminopeptidase P family protein has protein sequence MPFITNNQNAMFYECGFSCDNAIFFKNDKQSFFITDSRYTLEAKENIKDKNIEVITSSDLIADLIKVANNVKKIIFDPSQISIESYNKMSDTLDLSAESNFHQKLRVIKNDDEINLIKKSQELNKKAFKKFANFLSKNSLEGRSELFLNFKAKEILSKYGKYELSFEPITALNKNAAKPHALPSKDKLKKNDILLFDAGIKYKRYCSDMTRSAFFDGEIKFSKKQKMPKKIQKIYDIVLKSQELTIKKAKSGMKAKDIDFIARDYISKAGYGDYFTHSTGHGIGLDIHELPIISHRSEMIIEDGMIFSIEPGIYLDNEFGIRIEDLVLMKNGRAEIL, from the coding sequence ATGCCATTTATTACCAATAATCAAAATGCTATGTTTTATGAATGTGGATTTTCATGTGATAATGCAATCTTTTTTAAAAATGACAAACAATCATTTTTTATCACTGATAGCAGATATACTTTAGAAGCAAAAGAAAATATAAAAGATAAAAATATAGAAGTTATTACTAGTAGTGATTTAATAGCAGATTTAATTAAAGTTGCAAATAATGTTAAAAAAATCATATTTGATCCATCGCAAATAAGCATAGAATCTTATAATAAAATGTCAGATACACTAGATTTAAGTGCAGAATCTAACTTTCATCAAAAACTAAGAGTGATTAAAAATGATGATGAAATAAATTTGATAAAAAAATCACAAGAACTAAATAAAAAGGCTTTTAAAAAATTTGCAAATTTTTTAAGCAAAAATAGCCTTGAAGGTAGAAGTGAGTTATTTTTGAATTTTAAAGCAAAAGAAATTTTAAGTAAATATGGCAAATATGAGCTTAGTTTTGAGCCTATAACAGCACTAAATAAAAATGCAGCCAAGCCTCATGCACTTCCAAGCAAAGATAAGTTAAAAAAGAATGATATTTTACTATTTGATGCAGGAATAAAATATAAAAGATATTGTTCTGATATGACTAGAAGTGCTTTTTTTGATGGTGAAATCAAATTTAGTAAAAAGCAAAAAATGCCAAAAAAAATACAAAAGATTTATGATATTGTTCTAAAATCACAAGAACTAACCATCAAGAAAGCAAAAAGTGGAATGAAAGCAAAAGATATTGATTTTATTGCTAGAGATTATATATCAAAGGCTGGTTATGGTGATTATTTTACACATTCTACTGGTCATGGAATAGGGCTTGATATTCATGAATTACCAATCATATCTCATAGAAGTGAAATGATTATAGAAGATGGGATGATTTTCTCAATAGAGCCTGGAATCTATTTGGATAATGAGTTTGGCATAAGGATTGAAGATTTGGTATTGATGAAAAATGGCAGGGCAGAAATACTCTAG
- the aroQ gene encoding type II 3-dehydroquinate dehydratase, with protein sequence MKIVVIQGPNLNMLGHRDPRIYGPMKLEQIHQNIESVAKQNNFEIDFFQSNFEGEIVDKIQECIGVADGILINPAAYSHTSIAIADAIALAGMPVVEVHLSNIFAREDFRKQSYTGAASAGVITGFGPFGYHLGLLSLMQIITELKAKQEK encoded by the coding sequence ATGAAAATAGTTGTTATTCAAGGACCAAATTTAAACATGCTTGGACATAGAGATCCTAGAATCTATGGACCTATGAAATTAGAACAAATTCATCAAAATATAGAATCTGTTGCAAAACAAAATAATTTTGAAATTGATTTTTTTCAAAGCAATTTTGAGGGTGAAATAGTAGATAAGATTCAAGAATGCATAGGAGTTGCAGATGGTATCTTAATTAATCCTGCGGCATATTCTCATACTTCAATAGCAATTGCAGATGCAATAGCATTAGCTGGCATGCCTGTTGTTGAGGTGCATTTAAGCAATATTTTTGCTAGAGAAGATTTTAGAAAGCAATCATATACAGGTGCTGCAAGTGCTGGTGTCATCACAGGATTTGGACCATTTGGGTATCATTTAGGATTGCTATCATTAATGCAAATTATTACAGAATTAAAAGCTAAGCAAGAGAAATAA